Proteins encoded by one window of Orbaceae bacterium BiB:
- a CDS encoding MFS transporter — translation MILSKQTNESKGLLNINSTQDVINIINEHAPKNKRHFFIYFLALSGVFLDAYQVVIMAFANKYIAAEFAVSPTFSATVNSVFFVGLMVGGLVAQSTVDKIGQKRSFLLSVGLWILGALMLPFVTNIWILLFVFLVMGTGLGIDFPLSTSAVAELAGTKSKKSGSSVNLWQVVWFLTTTFVYLLLFALYKLDISEMKLWRVAFFIGALFGVAVLVLRYRLIGESAIWAARTKRTDDLHHIIKKRYKIHVDIASDFDAYQHSPDAQKQQKISKVAQYKILFTKKYLRRTVLSCVIATMQSWQYNAVGAYLPVILISMLAGDLSASLLGTASVNMLAGLTGAVIGSLLIAHLGTRRQSMIGFVFAMLSLLALGFVGQSSALLTLIFLMTLIFSHAAGPAGLGITIATLSFPPSIRAAGVGFTNAVLRIGGIAGVIFWPLIWYKYGVTAFYLLALVPFIGSLTCYLIKWEPLDNEVDKEDEDVILQLKQMS, via the coding sequence ATGATTCTTTCAAAGCAAACTAATGAATCTAAAGGATTATTAAATATTAATAGCACACAAGATGTGATTAATATTATCAATGAGCACGCGCCTAAAAATAAAAGACATTTCTTTATTTATTTTCTCGCTTTAAGTGGTGTGTTTCTTGATGCTTATCAAGTGGTCATCATGGCTTTTGCCAATAAATATATTGCGGCCGAATTTGCTGTTTCGCCTACATTTAGTGCAACAGTGAACTCTGTTTTTTTTGTGGGATTAATGGTTGGTGGTTTAGTTGCTCAATCAACAGTTGATAAAATCGGGCAAAAACGCTCATTTTTACTCTCGGTTGGACTATGGATACTTGGCGCGTTAATGCTGCCATTTGTCACTAATATTTGGATTTTGCTTTTTGTTTTCCTTGTGATGGGAACGGGTTTAGGGATTGATTTCCCATTATCAACCAGCGCAGTTGCAGAGCTTGCCGGCACTAAATCGAAAAAATCAGGGAGCTCAGTCAATTTATGGCAAGTAGTTTGGTTTTTAACCACAACTTTTGTCTATTTATTACTTTTTGCCTTGTACAAACTTGATATTAGTGAAATGAAACTATGGCGAGTGGCATTTTTTATTGGCGCGCTATTTGGTGTGGCAGTGCTTGTTTTGAGATATCGTTTAATTGGTGAGTCAGCCATTTGGGCAGCTCGAACCAAGCGTACAGATGACCTCCATCATATCATCAAAAAACGTTACAAAATTCATGTTGATATTGCTTCAGATTTCGATGCTTATCAGCATTCTCCTGATGCGCAAAAACAACAAAAAATTAGTAAAGTTGCCCAGTACAAAATTTTATTTACCAAAAAATATTTAAGAAGAACCGTTTTATCTTGTGTGATTGCAACCATGCAGTCATGGCAATACAACGCGGTCGGGGCTTATTTACCTGTCATTTTAATTAGCATGTTAGCTGGCGATTTATCTGCCTCTTTATTAGGCACAGCTTCTGTGAATATGTTAGCGGGGTTAACTGGTGCAGTTATTGGCTCGCTTCTTATCGCCCATTTAGGCACAAGAAGACAAAGTATGATTGGATTTGTTTTTGCGATGCTATCTTTATTGGCGCTAGGGTTTGTAGGTCAATCAAGTGCGCTACTCACGCTTATCTTTTTAATGACCTTGATCTTTTCTCATGCAGCTGGTCCTGCTGGTTTAGGGATTACGATTGCAACATTATCTTTCCCACCAAGTATTAGGGCGGCTGGCGTTGGGTTTACTAATGCAGTTTTAAGAATTGGCGGTATTGCTGGTGTGATTTTCTGGCCATTAATTTGGTACAAATATGGAGTTACCGCATTTTACTTATTAGCCCTTGTTCCATTTATCGGTTCTTTAACTTGCTACTTAATCAAATGGGAACCTCTAGATAATGAAGTAGATAAAGAAGATGAAGATGTGATTTTACAACTAAAACAGATGAGCTGA
- a CDS encoding AGE family epimerase/isomerase — MSWINTKAHNRWLETETDRIFEFGRKAFVPTGFGWIGNNGKVREEMGTQLWITARMIHVYAIAALMGRPGAAQLVEHGIDALNGPLKDKKHGGWYAKVDVNDGTVLDASKQGYQHFFVLLGAASAATTGSPKAKALLDEAIEVIEKFFWSQKEQMCLESWDEAFSKTEDYRGGNANMHAVEAFLIVYDVTKDKKWLDRAIRIASVIIHDVARNNHFRVNEHFDSNWTPLLDYNKESPASHFRAYGGTPGHWVEWGRLMLHLRATLLANKMETPDWLLEDAKNLFAAGVRDAWSVDGKPGFVYSVDWDGKPVVRERIRWVIVEAMGTAYALYEVTKEAKYEEYYQSFWDYCRTYLMDYETGSWWQELDTNNKVSNKVWDGKQDIYHLLHCLVIPRLPLTPGLAPALAAGLLDKNEH, encoded by the coding sequence ATGAGTTGGATTAATACAAAAGCGCATAATCGCTGGTTAGAAACTGAAACAGATCGCATCTTTGAATTTGGTCGAAAAGCATTTGTTCCAACAGGATTTGGATGGATTGGTAATAACGGTAAAGTCAGAGAAGAAATGGGCACACAGCTTTGGATTACCGCCAGAATGATCCACGTTTATGCCATTGCGGCTTTAATGGGCAGACCGGGCGCTGCTCAATTAGTTGAACATGGTATTGATGCCTTAAATGGCCCATTGAAAGATAAAAAACATGGTGGTTGGTATGCCAAAGTTGATGTCAATGATGGAACGGTTCTTGATGCATCAAAACAAGGGTATCAACACTTTTTTGTATTATTAGGTGCTGCAAGTGCGGCGACAACAGGAAGTCCTAAAGCGAAAGCATTACTTGATGAAGCCATCGAAGTAATTGAAAAATTCTTCTGGAGCCAAAAAGAACAAATGTGTTTAGAGTCTTGGGATGAGGCTTTTAGCAAAACGGAAGATTATCGTGGCGGTAATGCCAACATGCACGCAGTTGAAGCCTTCCTTATTGTTTATGATGTAACAAAAGATAAAAAATGGTTAGATCGTGCGATCAGAATTGCTTCTGTCATTATTCATGATGTAGCAAGAAACAATCATTTCCGTGTTAACGAACACTTTGACTCTAATTGGACGCCACTGCTTGATTATAACAAAGAAAGCCCAGCAAGCCATTTTAGAGCTTACGGGGGAACACCTGGACATTGGGTTGAATGGGGTCGTTTAATGTTACACCTTCGAGCAACACTACTTGCTAACAAGATGGAAACACCCGATTGGCTACTTGAAGATGCTAAAAATTTATTTGCAGCAGGTGTTCGTGATGCTTGGTCAGTTGATGGAAAACCGGGTTTTGTCTATAGCGTTGATTGGGATGGTAAGCCAGTTGTACGTGAAAGAATTCGCTGGGTTATCGTCGAAGCAATGGGAACTGCTTACGCACTTTATGAAGTAACTAAAGAGGCAAAATATGAAGAATACTATCAAAGTTTTTGGGATTATTGCCGTACCTATCTTATGGATTATGAAACGGGGTCTTGGTGGCAAGAGCTTGATACGAATAACAAAGTCTCTAACAAAGTGTGGGATGGTAAACAAGATATTTATCACTTATTACATTGTTTAGTAATTCCACGGCTGCCTTTAACGCCAGGATTAGCCCCTGCATTAGCGGCTGGATTATTGGATAAAAACGAACATTAA
- the dhaM gene encoding dihydroxyacetone kinase phosphoryl donor subunit DhaM → MISFILVSHSKKITDGLKEMIDEMALNQEQVTIFSVGGTSDGRLGTDPIAIYNTIESRKADEAILVFTDMGSAVLSSEAAIDMLDDEVRDKVHLVDCALVEGAFIAAVQVKGSQSLQSVFEELKSI, encoded by the coding sequence ATGATCAGTTTCATTTTAGTTTCTCACAGTAAAAAAATCACAGACGGTTTAAAAGAGATGATTGATGAAATGGCTTTAAATCAGGAGCAGGTCACCATTTTTTCAGTCGGAGGGACTTCTGATGGGCGCTTAGGTACCGATCCTATTGCAATTTATAATACAATTGAGTCACGCAAAGCAGATGAAGCCATTCTTGTTTTCACTGATATGGGAAGCGCCGTATTAAGTTCTGAAGCTGCCATCGATATGCTCGATGATGAAGTGAGAGATAAAGTGCATTTAGTTGATTGTGCTTTAGTTGAAGGGGCTTTTATTGCAGCCGTTCAAGTAAAGGGGAGCCAAAGTCTGCAGTCAGTTTTTGAAGAGTTAAAGTCCATTTAA
- the dhaL gene encoding dihydroxyacetone kinase subunit DhaL: MLDTTKVLNWLNEFASLIEQNKAYLSDLDTPIGDGDHGNNMSRGVKAMQEQFAKSSFESPSDIFKATAMTLMGNIGGASGPLYGSAFMEMAKSAKETSDLGTIIQAGLNGIAKRGKAQTGEKTMIDVWQPVSESLLANHLTQQVIDTAVKSTKPLIATKGRASYVAKRSIGHLDPGSVSSGYLFTAMLNNLK, from the coding sequence ATGCTAGATACAACAAAAGTATTAAATTGGTTAAATGAGTTTGCCTCATTAATTGAACAAAACAAAGCCTATTTAAGCGATCTTGATACGCCAATTGGGGATGGCGACCACGGCAACAATATGAGTCGTGGCGTTAAAGCCATGCAGGAGCAATTTGCTAAATCTTCATTTGAATCACCATCTGATATTTTTAAAGCAACTGCAATGACATTAATGGGCAATATTGGCGGTGCATCAGGCCCTTTATATGGCAGTGCTTTTATGGAAATGGCTAAATCAGCTAAAGAAACCAGTGATTTGGGTACAATTATTCAAGCAGGTTTGAATGGAATTGCAAAAAGGGGAAAAGCACAGACGGGTGAAAAAACGATGATTGATGTTTGGCAACCTGTTAGTGAGAGCTTACTTGCCAATCACTTAACGCAGCAAGTTATTGATACTGCGGTTAAGTCAACTAAACCACTCATTGCGACAAAAGGCCGTGCTTCATATGTTGCTAAGCGCTCAATAGGACATTTAGATCCGGGCTCGGTCTCTAGCGGTTACTTATTCACTGCAATGCTCAATAATCTTAAATAA
- the dhaK gene encoding dihydroxyacetone kinase subunit DhaK, which translates to MKKLINNPSDIVVEMVDGLVNSYPELLNRLDSSLIVIRKNLPENKVGIISGGGSGHEPAHAGFVGQGMLTAAVCGQVFTSPTPDQIFEAIKAADTGKGVFLVIKNYSGDIMNFEMAKDMAEMEGINVDSCIVDDDIAVENSTYTQGKRGVAGTILVHKILGAASENGATLEEIKQLSDKTISNIKTIGVAFSGATVPEVGKPGFVLADDEIEYGVGIHGEPGYRREKLQPSKQLVNELISKLKPAFPFKENDQYAVLINGLGATPLMEQYVFANDVLKQLKSEKLNIVFTKVGNYMTAIDMAGVSLTLMKIEDQAWLEKLNSPVMTVAW; encoded by the coding sequence ATGAAAAAATTAATCAATAACCCATCTGATATCGTTGTCGAAATGGTCGATGGGCTGGTCAATAGCTACCCCGAGTTACTTAATCGTTTAGATAGTTCGTTAATTGTGATTCGTAAAAACTTACCTGAAAATAAAGTGGGCATTATTAGTGGTGGTGGCAGTGGGCATGAACCTGCTCACGCTGGTTTTGTTGGGCAAGGTATGTTAACGGCAGCTGTTTGTGGGCAAGTCTTTACTTCGCCAACACCAGATCAAATCTTCGAAGCCATTAAAGCTGCTGATACAGGAAAAGGTGTTTTTCTTGTAATCAAAAATTACTCTGGCGACATTATGAATTTTGAAATGGCCAAAGATATGGCTGAGATGGAAGGTATTAATGTTGATAGCTGTATTGTTGATGATGATATCGCTGTTGAAAACAGCACCTATACACAAGGTAAAAGAGGCGTTGCAGGGACTATTTTAGTTCACAAGATTTTGGGTGCAGCCAGTGAAAATGGCGCAACCCTTGAAGAAATCAAACAACTGTCTGATAAAACCATTTCAAATATTAAAACAATTGGTGTGGCGTTCTCTGGCGCTACGGTTCCAGAAGTCGGTAAACCAGGATTTGTTCTTGCTGATGATGAAATTGAGTATGGTGTTGGTATTCATGGCGAGCCTGGTTACCGCCGAGAAAAGTTACAACCATCTAAGCAATTAGTTAATGAGCTGATAAGTAAATTGAAACCAGCATTTCCATTTAAAGAAAATGACCAATATGCCGTTTTAATTAATGGACTGGGTGCAACACCATTAATGGAGCAATATGTTTTTGCTAATGATGTATTAAAGCAACTTAAGTCAGAAAAGCTAAATATTGTCTTTACTAAAGTCGGCAATTACATGACGGCGATTGATATGGCGGGTGTCTCTTTAACATTAATGAAAATTGAAGATCAAGCTTGGCTTGAAAAACTGAATTCTCCTGTTATGACAGTTGCTTGGTAG
- a CDS encoding glycerol dehydrogenase: MRKAFISPSKYVQGENELLNLGYFVKSFGKKALLIGNQFDIERVTQQLNQTAAKYDCSFVTAGFHGECSRIEVERLKNLAKKEQCDCIIGLGGGKAIDTAKCVAAGNAIIIVPTIAATDAPTSHSAVLYTEDGAFDDYAYFKQSPNVVLIDTKIIAEAPVRFLVAGMGDALSTYFEARANQQSYSNVNAGLPCGARENLCAGAKPTLAAYSLATLCYQTLLKDGQKAKVSCINKAVTPALENVIEANILLSGLGFESGGLAGAHAIHDGLTILDETHNYYHGEKVAFGTLVQLILENAPDDELKEVLDFCLSVNLPVCLEDIGVKTITDKQITQVAEKTMIPEESIHAMPFPITLESIKAAILLADSLGKNYKETRNFTR, encoded by the coding sequence ATGAGAAAGGCTTTTATATCACCGTCTAAATATGTACAAGGCGAAAATGAGTTATTAAACTTAGGTTACTTTGTTAAAAGTTTTGGAAAAAAAGCATTATTGATTGGTAATCAATTCGACATCGAACGTGTTACTCAGCAACTAAACCAAACTGCAGCTAAATATGATTGTTCATTTGTTACTGCTGGGTTTCATGGTGAATGTTCACGCATCGAAGTTGAGCGTTTAAAAAATTTAGCAAAGAAAGAACAGTGCGATTGCATTATTGGTTTAGGTGGAGGTAAAGCAATCGACACTGCGAAATGTGTAGCAGCAGGTAATGCAATAATTATTGTGCCAACAATCGCTGCAACTGATGCCCCGACGAGTCATTCCGCTGTTTTGTACACCGAAGACGGCGCGTTCGATGACTATGCGTACTTCAAACAAAGTCCGAATGTGGTACTAATTGATACGAAAATCATTGCTGAGGCACCTGTTCGATTTTTAGTTGCTGGAATGGGGGATGCGCTTTCAACTTATTTTGAAGCGAGAGCCAATCAACAGTCATATTCAAATGTGAATGCAGGATTACCTTGTGGTGCCCGTGAAAATTTATGTGCTGGTGCAAAACCAACTTTGGCCGCTTATTCACTAGCAACACTTTGCTATCAAACATTATTAAAAGACGGTCAAAAAGCGAAAGTTTCTTGCATAAACAAAGCCGTCACACCTGCGCTTGAAAATGTGATTGAAGCAAATATTTTACTGTCAGGGCTCGGTTTTGAAAGTGGTGGGCTTGCTGGTGCCCATGCGATCCATGATGGCTTAACGATTCTTGATGAAACGCACAACTATTACCATGGTGAAAAAGTTGCTTTTGGAACACTTGTTCAACTCATCTTAGAAAACGCACCAGATGATGAACTCAAAGAAGTATTAGATTTTTGTTTATCGGTTAATCTGCCAGTTTGCCTTGAAGATATTGGCGTTAAAACCATTACAGATAAACAGATAACGCAGGTTGCTGAAAAAACCATGATTCCAGAAGAATCAATTCACGCAATGCCGTTCCCTATCACTTTAGAAAGCATAAAAGCAGCGATATTATTGGCGGATAGTCTGGGTAAAAATTACAAAGAAACACGCAATTTTACACGATAA
- a CDS encoding DeoR/GlpR family DNA-binding transcription regulator, producing MVKYVELTGNPRHDKLISLVMSNGYISNEELAQTLDVTPQTIRRDIRQLSDAGLISRHHGGAGRISSLINTEFSKRETSYMEEKNAIANEVASFIPDGATIFITIGTTVEFVAKALKNKNNLRIITNSIRVANILYQHKGFEIITVGGILRSHNGGIVGPSALSLVRGFRADYLITSLGAIDEDGTLLDFDINEVAVVKAMIEHSRNFILIGDHTKFHASAAVEIGNLKQVSTLITDSKPPASMMNILKENKVELRIAKK from the coding sequence GTGGTGAAATATGTTGAATTAACAGGGAATCCAAGACATGATAAGTTGATCTCTCTTGTTATGTCTAATGGGTATATTAGTAATGAAGAGCTCGCTCAAACTCTTGATGTGACACCACAAACTATTCGGCGTGATATCCGTCAATTAAGTGATGCAGGGCTAATCTCTCGTCATCACGGAGGCGCTGGGCGAATATCAAGCCTTATCAATACAGAGTTCTCTAAACGAGAAACTTCCTACATGGAAGAAAAGAACGCAATCGCAAATGAAGTTGCCAGTTTTATTCCTGATGGTGCAACCATCTTTATCACTATTGGGACAACTGTAGAGTTTGTTGCTAAGGCGTTAAAGAATAAAAATAATTTGAGAATCATAACTAACAGTATACGCGTTGCCAATATACTTTATCAGCATAAAGGCTTTGAGATTATTACTGTTGGGGGAATTTTGCGTTCACATAATGGCGGTATTGTTGGGCCTAGTGCACTCTCTTTGGTGAGAGGTTTTCGTGCTGACTATCTGATTACAAGCCTTGGTGCGATCGATGAGGATGGGACGCTTCTTGATTTTGATATCAATGAGGTGGCGGTTGTTAAAGCGATGATTGAGCACTCTCGGAATTTTATCTTAATTGGCGATCATACGAAATTTCATGCATCAGCAGCAGTTGAAATCGGTAATTTGAAGCAGGTTTCAACTTTGATTACAGATAGCAAGCCACCCGCTAGCATGATGAATATTCTCAAAGAAAATAAAGTTGAGCTTAGAATCGCTAAAAAATAA
- a CDS encoding sugar kinase, whose amino-acid sequence MIKIACVGIAVQDRIYYVDEMPKVNGKFVATDYKEIGGGPAATAAVAIAKLGAKVDFIGRVGDDGAGKVIVSELNSYGVNTSLVKVYPNARSSQSAILVDKQGERLIINYPSPDLLYDTDWLEGVDFSGYDAILADVRWPQGTEYCFKKGQELGIPTILDADITPQDITALVALSTHAAFSEPGLFKMTALNEVESALKKGSLSTDGKVYVTLGDKGCLWLEGGEKHWDKGFKVDVVDTTGAGDVFHGAFAFALANGYSTDKVVEFACAVAALKCTKAGGRAGIPTIEQVNNFLNSYQR is encoded by the coding sequence ATGATAAAAATTGCATGTGTGGGAATTGCGGTACAAGATCGCATTTATTATGTAGATGAAATGCCTAAAGTGAATGGTAAATTTGTTGCAACCGACTATAAAGAAATTGGTGGAGGCCCTGCGGCAACAGCTGCTGTTGCCATAGCTAAGTTGGGTGCAAAGGTTGATTTCATTGGGCGCGTTGGTGACGATGGTGCTGGAAAAGTGATAGTATCAGAGCTCAATAGCTACGGGGTAAATACTTCACTGGTTAAAGTATACCCTAATGCAAGATCATCACAATCTGCGATTTTGGTTGATAAACAGGGAGAACGCTTAATTATCAATTATCCAAGCCCTGATTTATTATATGACACCGATTGGCTTGAAGGCGTGGATTTTTCTGGTTATGACGCCATTCTGGCTGATGTTCGCTGGCCACAAGGCACTGAATACTGCTTTAAAAAGGGCCAGGAGCTTGGGATTCCAACTATATTAGATGCAGACATTACTCCGCAAGATATTACCGCTTTGGTTGCATTATCAACGCACGCTGCGTTTTCTGAACCCGGATTATTTAAAATGACCGCTTTAAATGAAGTTGAATCAGCACTCAAGAAAGGCAGTTTATCAACTGATGGCAAAGTTTATGTGACTTTGGGTGATAAAGGCTGTTTATGGCTAGAGGGCGGCGAAAAGCACTGGGATAAAGGCTTTAAAGTTGATGTGGTTGACACAACGGGTGCTGGTGACGTATTCCATGGTGCATTTGCTTTTGCGCTGGCTAATGGATATTCAACCGATAAAGTAGTAGAATTCGCCTGTGCGGTTGCTGCCTTAAAATGCACTAAAGCAGGTGGGCGAGCTGGCATACCAACAATTGAACAAGTGAATAATTTTTTAAATTCGTATCAAAGATAA
- the yihU gene encoding sulfolactaldehyde 3-reductase: protein MANIAFIGLGQMGSPMAKNLIKKGNKLTVYDINSEAVKELVAAGATAASSPAQATQGNEFIITMLPNGKLVEQVIFAENGITETISKDALLIDMSTIHPLESDAIRNRLATMNIEFMDSPVGRTSNNAVDGTLLILAGGTQQQIDRASEILLCMGSEIINTGGPGRGIRVKLINNFMSISLNALSAEAATLCDALELPFDIAMKVMSGTPASKGHFTTTWPNKVLKGDLSPAFMIDLAHKDLGIALDVANQLHVPLPLGAASREVYSQARAMGRGKQDWTAILEHCRACSGLKNKKS, encoded by the coding sequence ATGGCAAATATTGCTTTTATTGGACTGGGTCAAATGGGTAGTCCCATGGCTAAAAACCTGATTAAGAAAGGCAACAAGTTAACAGTATATGATATTAATAGTGAAGCTGTAAAAGAATTAGTTGCAGCAGGAGCTACCGCGGCAAGCTCTCCTGCCCAGGCTACGCAAGGTAATGAGTTTATCATCACCATGTTACCCAATGGTAAATTAGTTGAACAAGTTATTTTCGCTGAAAATGGAATTACAGAAACAATCAGTAAAGATGCTTTACTCATCGATATGTCAACAATTCATCCTTTAGAAAGTGATGCGATCCGAAATCGCCTTGCAACAATGAATATCGAATTTATGGACTCTCCTGTCGGGCGTACATCAAACAATGCAGTTGATGGCACTTTGTTGATTTTGGCTGGTGGCACTCAGCAACAAATAGATAGAGCTTCTGAGATATTACTTTGCATGGGATCTGAAATTATTAATACCGGTGGACCAGGTAGAGGGATCCGAGTAAAACTCATCAATAACTTTATGAGTATTTCACTTAATGCGTTATCCGCTGAAGCTGCAACTCTTTGCGATGCGTTAGAACTACCATTCGATATCGCAATGAAAGTAATGAGTGGTACACCTGCAAGCAAAGGGCACTTTACTACAACATGGCCAAATAAAGTGTTAAAAGGTGACTTAAGCCCCGCATTTATGATTGATCTTGCTCACAAAGATCTGGGTATTGCTCTCGATGTTGCAAATCAACTACACGTTCCACTTCCATTAGGTGCTGCATCACGAGAAGTTTATAGCCAAGCTCGAGCAATGGGCCGAGGCAAACAAGACTGGACTGCAATTTTAGAACATTGCCGTGCTTGCTCAGGATTAAAAAACAAAAAATCTTAG
- a CDS encoding alpha-glucosidase yields the protein MKLNSISNGFEITKNGQPLLVHTNNEPAVFVGIGQEKMEIYRGNFDIEDYVEERIPLRFAKVNNNTIELSSEQNGPVQIEIKITHTNDSDCKLSIHSKNSKLNRFWIRLAATKNEQTWGCGEQMSYLNMRGRHFPLWTSEPGVGRDKTTEITFLSDKHNKAGGDYYHTNYPQPTYISSRHYACHINTTAYADFDFRNDNFHELQVWEIPESIELYNAPTYLDIVEKLSLRFGRQPKLPEWVYNGIILGLKGGGENTFSRMDNALKKGVPVSAVWSEDWVGLRVTSFGKRLFWDWKWSEKRYPNLDKKIKELKDNNIRFMSYLNPYLCNDGELFPIAKEKGYFALDKDGNVALVDFGEFYCGVVDFTNPKACEWYKDVIIKQNCLDLGISGWMADFGEYLPTDNIYLSNGVDAKLMHNAWPTLWAKVNAEAIAEAGKTDDVTFFMRAGYTGVQKYCPLLWAGDQSVDFSRHDGLNTVICAALSSGLMGNAYHHSDIGGYTSLFNNRRTKELFERWTDMAAFTPVMRTHECNRPDENFQFDQDPGTIAHLAKMTNIYRHLVPYVKTLVDEASSKGYPLQRPLFVHFENDINTYDIQDQYMYGKDLLVAPVHKQGVTEWRVYLPAGETWISVWDKQEVQGGQFVTVPAPIGKPPVFYRKASKWADLFAGIADVQ from the coding sequence ATGAAATTGAATAGTATCAGTAATGGATTTGAAATAACTAAAAACGGACAGCCACTCTTAGTCCATACGAACAACGAGCCTGCAGTATTTGTTGGTATCGGCCAAGAAAAAATGGAAATTTATCGTGGTAACTTTGATATAGAAGATTATGTTGAAGAAAGAATTCCTCTTCGTTTTGCTAAAGTCAATAACAACACTATTGAATTATCTAGTGAGCAAAATGGCCCTGTACAGATCGAAATAAAAATCACTCATACCAATGATTCAGATTGCAAGTTATCAATTCACAGTAAAAACAGCAAACTCAACCGTTTTTGGATTCGCTTAGCCGCCACTAAAAATGAGCAAACATGGGGATGTGGTGAGCAGATGTCTTATCTGAACATGCGAGGACGACACTTCCCGCTTTGGACGTCAGAACCCGGTGTTGGGCGAGATAAAACGACTGAAATCACCTTTTTATCTGACAAACATAATAAAGCAGGTGGCGATTATTATCACACCAACTATCCGCAACCAACGTATATTTCATCAAGGCATTATGCGTGTCATATCAACACAACCGCTTACGCTGATTTTGATTTTAGAAATGACAATTTTCATGAGTTGCAAGTTTGGGAAATTCCAGAATCAATCGAACTTTACAACGCTCCAACCTATTTAGATATCGTTGAAAAACTCAGTTTACGCTTTGGTCGTCAACCTAAATTACCAGAATGGGTCTATAACGGAATTATTTTAGGCTTAAAAGGTGGTGGTGAAAATACATTCTCAAGAATGGATAATGCCCTTAAAAAAGGTGTGCCGGTCTCAGCTGTTTGGAGTGAAGACTGGGTAGGACTACGAGTCACCTCTTTTGGTAAACGCCTATTCTGGGACTGGAAATGGAGCGAAAAACGCTACCCGAATTTAGATAAAAAAATTAAAGAATTAAAAGATAATAATATTCGCTTTATGAGCTACCTGAATCCTTATCTTTGTAATGATGGTGAATTATTCCCAATTGCAAAAGAAAAAGGTTATTTTGCGCTAGATAAAGACGGCAATGTGGCCTTAGTTGATTTTGGTGAGTTCTACTGTGGCGTTGTTGATTTTACCAATCCAAAAGCTTGTGAATGGTATAAAGATGTTATTATTAAACAAAACTGTTTAGACCTTGGTATTTCTGGCTGGATGGCTGATTTTGGTGAGTACTTGCCAACTGACAACATCTACTTATCAAATGGTGTTGATGCAAAACTAATGCATAATGCTTGGCCAACGCTATGGGCAAAAGTGAATGCGGAAGCCATCGCTGAAGCAGGTAAAACCGATGATGTGACGTTCTTTATGCGAGCGGGTTATACTGGTGTTCAAAAGTACTGCCCGTTACTTTGGGCCGGCGATCAGTCTGTTGATTTCTCACGTCATGATGGATTAAATACCGTAATCTGTGCTGCGCTATCTTCTGGCTTAATGGGTAATGCTTACCATCATAGTGATATCGGTGGTTATACCAGTTTATTTAACAACCGACGAACCAAAGAGCTATTTGAACGCTGGACTGACATGGCTGCATTTACACCTGTTATGCGAACCCATGAATGTAATCGCCCAGATGAAAACTTCCAGTTTGACCAAGATCCAGGAACTATCGCACATTTAGCTAAAATGACTAATATCTACCGTCATTTAGTGCCTTATGTCAAAACATTAGTTGATGAGGCGAGCAGTAAAGGTTATCCATTACAACGTCCTCTGTTTGTCCATTTTGAGAATGATATCAATACTTATGATATTCAAGATCAGTATATGTATGGTAAAGACTTACTGGTTGCACCTGTTCATAAACAAGGTGTAACTGAGTGGCGAGTGTATTTACCTGCTGGTGAAACATGGATCAGTGTGTGGGATAAACAAGAAGTTCAGGGCGGTCAATTTGTGACTGTTCCAGCGCCAATTGGCAAGCCACCAGTATTCTACCGCAAAGCAAGTAAGTGGGCTGATTTGTTTGCTGGAATTGCTGATGTTCAATAG